DNA from Quercus lobata isolate SW786 chromosome 1, ValleyOak3.0 Primary Assembly, whole genome shotgun sequence:
CAAAACCTTTGAGGTAGTAACGGGCACCAATTAACTTCCGGTTGCAGTCTTTTGCAGGGTCAAACCTTTCACCTTTTACACATTCTCCTTTCCAATTTGGTGGAATTGGCCTCATGCGAGGCCCTTCTTGGAAACTTTCAGATTCAGGCCATATACCTTATCACAAAACAATAAGCATGTACATCAAGTTATATATCAAGAACTTGTGAATCAATGATCAAAATTTATCATTTGTTCTTATTGTTTCATTATATATCTGCAAGGATTGATCACACGATGACAAGGCCAGGTGAATGCATATTGATTTAATACACTTTAAACTCGAATTGAGACACTTTGTGACAAATATAAATGGAATCATTTTGTTAAGCATGATTGCCCATGTCACCAGAAGGCTGATCATCATGCCATCTGTAAATTGAGGTAGAACTTGTATAGTTGTATAACATAAAAAACTTAATTGAGTCATAATAAACTCTAAAGATAATGTGAAATTAACCAAATCCTGTTATATGTAGTGAGCAGTATTGCACTAAAACGCATTTAGAATTTGCAATTTGAAAGATCCCAAGTAGTGAACTGCCAGTGAAACTTATTTGGATTGGCAATGAGCTTAGCTTTAAGGCCTTTTCGGCCAAAGATAGAACAAGTTGAGTTACTAATTGGAAAACCTGTATCAAAGACCCCAACCACAATATCATCACCGAAGGCTAGCTGCCATGGAGTCACTTTACTATCCAAGGTAAGGCCTAAAAAGTCCCAACTTCTTGTTGTGTGCAACTGCAGTGTCTTGCTCCTAAACACTGATATCACTCCTTCCATCTCTGCAAATTCCTCTTCTCacgttaatatttttttgataattaaagcTTGCATAAGGTTCTTATTCAactctaaaacaaaacaattaatgaTTTCCAGAAAATCTTAAAAGACAtagattaagaagaaaaaactgaaagGTTAGCTCATTACTGGCTAAAGAAGTTGCTTGTGTTGAATTGAGCTTTGCTGAAAAGCCTGAGAAGCTATGCTTGTAGCTATAGAGTATGGATTGCTTAGCATCTTCTTCACTAAAGGATAATATATCCAATGAGAGAAGTGAGAAATTTGATAATAATTGAGTACATCATGACaaattctaaagaattaaaacaTAGGATTTAGAATATGTaaacaaaaaccttgcaaataCATTGGAAAGCAATTGGTGATGGTATTTTGAAGTGAGAATAGGATCATGAATATGGCTGACTCCTAAATAGACTATATAAACCTGTgagaaatcaaataaaaatcagaaataaaGATGACATGAGATCATTATTAGAGAAGGGGACAAAAGAAGCTGAAGCACTTTAAGGTAATAAAGTTACATGAGGTGTGGCTGTGGACTGAATAAAATAAAGTGAAAGTGTGAGAGATAGGCCCCAAAAACACTGAAGATAAGTAGCCATTGTCTCTCATGGAAGAACCACATGGTTGGTTGGCATTAAATAGTGTTGTGGTCAGGGCAGACTTATGATTTGCCAGAGCGTGCATTCAAAGTCTTCCAGGCTGCAAAAGCACTGACATTCCTTCTTGGGTCTATGATGATATTTTCTCTTTGAAGCTAGCTAGTTGACAAAGATGAGGACCACCCACCTCTAGCCTTTCCTcactctctctccatttttttccTGGTATATTTGCTAGTATAGTATTGTGCTTAAGGTACAATTACAGCCTAGGACTACCTCAATGAAGTTGCATCATAGCTGCCATGAATACTACAAAGAGAAATGCATGTGACCATCATGCTTAAGACCTTTCAGTCTTCTTTTCCTTGGAAACAATATTAGTTGACTAAGATAACTGCTTTAAAAGCTTTTTATACCTTTCAGCCTCATTTCCCTCGTAAACAAAATTAGACTAAGACAATTGCATTACCTTATTGGCTGCTTGAAGCTCATATCTGGCATTTCTTGTGAAACTTaattaaagagaaagagagcacATGAATTCAACAATGCCCTGGGGGGGCACTACATGATTTAATCTTTATAATAACttctatttatcaaaataaattgtaattgaaaaaatttgaagttaaaatttaaatctgGGAGCTAGTGCAAGTGTTCTTTCTCAATTGAGAATACTAATTTAAGTTGCTTTGTACAACTTGGCTTTTACCAAGATTGGTATGACAATATTCAACAGTGTTATTTATAAGTCTGCAACCCTAGTTTTAGGTTCTACTGTTCCTTTAAGCAATTGAATGTTCTTAACTAAAGATTGATACTTTAGCCTGGCTAGCATTGATCCATTTTGGTTATAGGATGCATctataagaaataataattcACAAACAAGCATAATCACATCTAATAAACAGACGAATCCTAGTGTTGCCCCAAGCTAGATAGTGCTTCTCTATTCTTGTTAATTACCATATGAATTAAGTTTTATCTTATaatctacaaatttattatgccCTAAGGAGTACATTTATGTAAGAAAACCATCTTTCAAACATAAAGGATTATATATACGCAATGCTCACTTGTCAACCTACAAAGACATACTaacatgattaaaaaaaaatgcaatattaGGCTTAATTAGGAGAATCATTGCATAGCTAAAACTTTCCTAACACGTTGCGTGAATTGAGTGTAATCGTGTTGCGTAATCAGAAGTTTATAATCAAGGGCCTTAGACTTTCGATACACGTCTAACCCTTCCAAGTTAAACTTCACATCATTGAACCTTCTCAATATAAATGCATATGAACTTGCTTTGTCAACTGGCATTATATTTCAGTCATAGAAATATATTATGGCATTTTCATGCATCATAATTTGATTGAAGGAAAGCATTTATCTAGTTTGCTTTGACAAGCAGTAATTTCAAGTACAACTTAAAGATTTATCTCTGTTGGGACAGTTTTACAGCTGAATtatttggtccaattcaatTCACCTTCTAGGACTATAGTACATGATCAAGTAAAATTGCTCAGATACATTTTGTAATTGTAACAATTTCAAGTGTGCACATCATGTATGAATATGACATTAGAAAATGATAAGAGGCATACTAATAATGTACCTATTagcaaaatagagaagattAACTGTTAGATTATATGAGAGCCAACATATATAGTATTCTTCTTTGTTGTTTGAAGTTTATATAAGGATAAGAAGTCTTAAGACACATGACAATAGGGTGAACCCACTAATTACCCTGTTTATCAAGATTTTGTTACTTTCTAACTGGAATCAAACAAAATAGTGTCTGCTAAGCAAGCTtagaattttataaatatagtTCAGATTGCAATGGTCTATTAGATAAAACTAATGAAATGATTCTGTAGGAAAACAGTATCATCTGCTATGTAGGATGGCTAGAATAGGGTTATTTTCAAAGGTTACCTGTGAAGCATCTTACCTCTAGCAGGTTCTTATAGATTAGCATTTTCACTGAAAAGATTACAGGCACAGGATTGTGATCATTTGAATTCTTTTCTGCCAGGAAGTGTGTTCTTAGAGAGGTCTATGTCCTAAAGGCATTGTGCATGCAAATGAGGTATCTGAAATCCCACCCTTTGTGTTGTCTGATAGCATACAGAAACTGGCCTAGTTCCCTTAGTTGCATGGCTTTTAGGAATTCAACTAACGACTCACggaaaattataataaatgaccATTTGGTCCCAGTTCAAGCATGATTACTGAGGAAAAATTTGCATGCCGTTTTCTTAGCAGAAGTGGGACCAAAGTCTCATTGAAGCATTCAATTAAGCAATGGTAGTTACAAGATGCAGGTAACATGTAAGTCATTGATTTTACATATAGGCACTTTATTGATAAAAAGTGCTTTACAATTGAAATCTATGGTCACAATATACCACACCATGTTAATTATCACTTAGGTTAACATTAACATTATCACAGTTATATTAGATTATGataaacaatatatatgtaCATAATTCTCCAATTATCTGCATAAATGGCCGTTATTATCAAGACATTGAGTGTGGATGTGGGCGTGTGTatgtgttagagagagagagagagagagagagagagaggaggatttcccaaaaaaaagtgGTGGTTAGTGAACTTTTTTCCACTCATGTCAAACCGTGTGGTCATCTTCAGGGCTTTCTAGAGATAACAAGACAAGGAGGGGAGACCATTGGACCCCCCAGTCATCACTAACATATTCCCTTTCACTTAGAATTCTTCCTCTGTTAAGTGATTCTGAAGTACTTTCAGAAGAATGAGAATATCAAGCTCAGAGATAAGGTGGGACATTGAACTAATGTGTCCACTAATTTCCAGGCTGCTTTAGTATTTTAAGTAACATAAAACTAGtagataaagagaaagagagaaaaaaagtaatttttctCTCATTAGAAGaataattaaaggaaaaaaaaacataatcaggACAAACATGGTAAACATGAGTGTTATTAACTTATCTACTGACCATGGGATGGGACATAAGTATACTTTAAATTACCTGCGGATGAGTAATAAGCAAGCTATTCTAATCTAGTTGCAAGCACAACTTGAGTGATTTTTCATACATCATGTTAGACAATGGTTATTACCCTGACCATATTTGCCTTGTCATTTCTGTCAAAAAGTCGTTATATATGAGCCACATATGTAATTGACATGTAGATTAATATCATCCTTACACTAGGCATGTTTTGATCAAAAGAACAACCTGGAATCCAACCAATTTTAGCTTTTATACAGTCAAAATGATATTGCCTAGCACTAAATTCTGTAtcccaattttttcttttcaacacAAATCAATAACCAATGAAGAGCACTGATTACACATTAAGATGGTGACTCTTAGGCTCCCTCCAGCTGCTAAACATTTCTCACTGGTTGCAAAGGTTGCTGatataaagtttttaaaagtTCCGAAAAACATCACATCCTTTCCGTCAAatccaacaataaaaaataggtACATCTTGACTTTTTACATTTAAGCACTATCTTACAAAAATGAGCTGAATGTGTTTGTGTCTGCATTTCTTTGTCCTTCATTATTTACCTTCCCAAATTTATTTGGTGAAGAGGGATGTTAAATATGGATAAAAACCGACATAAAGGTCATGAACACTTTGAGCTCTTTAGcttcattaattttcttttgctttagCTAACAACTGTGCAGGACCAAATGTCAAAAGTTGCAAGCTTAACTTCTGCTTCAGAATAGGTTTAGATGAGGATCAATAAAATGATAGCATGATTGTTTAGCACATAATCATCGCCAGCACTGCACTGACAACTCAGCATTAAGCACTACTCTAAGTTGACAAGTTCCTCCCCATTATAGTTTGTAGGCCATTTTACCTTTTTAGACAAACCTTATGTTCAACTGATTTTTGTTCTTGAGAGCATATAAATACTTGCCAAATGAAATGACttttggaaaatataaaataagtaCAATTCATTAAGGCTATTTGAATAGTGGGTGAATCGATTCAGTGAATTATTTCATGCTTATCTCCTTCCTAGTTCCTTCCTAGTTCATTAATGTCCATCAGTACTAATAGGCCACAATTTGCGTCTCATATTGGCTAAAGACTAAAGAGCAAAGTATGATAAAATAATCACACGCTACAACATGCTATGCATGTGTGTCACTCACATCagtaattcaaaattttctatagcAGTTGCAATGTGATCCTACCAGATTGATTTTTCTGCAATAGTAAGCGAATTCTCAGCTATTTTATGCACCCGTAATCAATCGTATAAACATTTACAGATTAAAGGCCATGACGGCAAGATCAcgatgtgtatgtgtgtttgtatGTGCATGTTTCTTTTACTAAGTAGATTCACAACATACAGTTATATAACATATTGATTGTGGGAGAATTAAATTATTCACCCACTATATTATTCCAAATGGGTAATATGCACACACAAATATCTACTAAGGTAGTACTATAcataattcaaataataaattgttaGGTAAGGTAGTTGCAAGTTtccctcaatttttatttttaatggtaaaagataaaaacaagtTTCCCTCAATTGGGGGAACTACACACCGTGGTGTGAATGCGTGAggcaaaacaaaaagagatggGCACAGAAGGAAAATAATGAGATCATGTTGGAGAGTGATGAAAAAAGATTGGTGGGGATTAGAATGCACTTACACTTACATGCGCACTAAGAAGAAAGCACACAAAGGCACAAtttgaatcaaaacaaaatccCCTGACTCTGTGGGCCCATTTCCACCATAGCCAAGAACCAGCACCCACCTCAACACTCACCACATCATTGCCATCAAGAATTTTCTTGTACTCTTTCTTGCTTTCATCAACAATTGCACCCACAACACAATTCTTACCAACAACATTTCTCATTTTCCAGAAAAATCCATCACTTAAAACAGagtgtttctttgttttttcctctcttAATTTGGGTCTAAATCTTCTTTCTAAAAGACTAATATAACTTTTCTTTGGTAATGGGAGGTTGGTGAGTAAGTGGGTCTTGGTCTGTTTCTGGATTTAGTGTGATGGGGAATTGCTGGTGTGGGTGGGAACCCTCTGTTTACAGAGTCTCATCCAATGCAAAGTCAGGTTGGTTtttcaataaagttttttttttcaaactgtttgggttgattttatgtaatatattttttttctacatgatTTCACAGATGGGTAtctgttttctctctttatttcaatgaaattaGTTATGTTAGAGTTCAACTTGGGTTTGGTATTCATACTCTGTTTTTCCTCTGTTTGCTACACTTCtctgtgtttgattttttttgtatgaGTGATAAATTTATGCAACTTTTCTTCCTTGGCTGATCTATGTTATCCCAtgaaatattctcaaaaataaaatgttatcCAATGAAATCAGGGATTAAGGTTTGCATATTCAAGAATGTTATGTTTGCCAAAATAATTAACAAGACTCAATTCATGCTCTGTTTGctccttttccttttgtgttAGTTCTTTTTCTTAATACTGTAGTTGGTGAATTATTGGGAACTTAGCTAGATTTTATTCTAGTTAGAATCCTGATTTTAAGTGTTCCTGCACTCTTTTAGCATTGTAATCAAGacaatctttttttcttataacaTTCTCTCCTAGTGTGCTTCTTACATCTTCATATATTATATCAAGTTTGAACTTCGAAAATCTTTGAAGAACTTTTGAACGTAGGATATTAAATTAGTTCGGAAAGATAACTTTTTTACGTGTGAATACATCACCAATTATGCTGTTGCACTGTAGTGAGAATTTtatatgcatatttttctttctctttaagGCTTTGTCATGAAAGTTGAATAGAATGAATTTTACACCTGGAGGATGTGTATAATGCTCTCTCATCTTGCAGAACAAAGCCCATCAGTGAGAGAGAGGAAGGAGGATAGTAAGTTACCATCAAATCCAGAAGAAGTGGAAGACCTACGCCGTGATTCAGCAACAAATCCATTGATTGCATTCACCTTTAATGAACTAAAGATAATCACAGGAAACTTTAGGCATGACCGAGTGTTAGGAGGAGGAGGATTTGGAAGTGTTTATAAAGGGTTTATTTCTGAGGATTTAAGAGAAGGGCTTCCTCCCATTCCTGTAGCTGTCAAGGTCCATGATGGTGACAATAGTCATCAAGGCCACAGAGAATGGCTGGTGATCTCTATGTTCTTTATTGTTTCgttctttcaaatttatggTGCTATATATATACCTGCACTCTTCTTTCAAATTTAGCAACTTATATTAGGTTGATGAAGTGCTTTGTGGGTTTCTAGGCAGAAGTCATATTTTTGGGGCAGCTTTCTCATCCAAATTTGGTAAAATTGATTGGATATTGCTGTGAAGACCAACAACGGGTACTAATATATGAATATATGGCTCGGGGAAGTGTGGAAAACAATCTTTTTTCAAGTAAGAATTTCCTATTGCTTCTTGCGTTCCTTTCCAATACCCTTTTTAATGATGTTTCCTGAAAGTCGAAGCTATAAATGATAATAGTTTAGGACCCTGGATTGCCATCTTAAGATGTTGGTTTAATATGTGTTAAGGATGCACCATTGGTGTAAAGCAGTTAGGAAGGTCAAAGGTGATACAATGATGTCTAACAGCCTTTATCAGATGTTATTTGCAAGAAGAGGAGGTGCTAAAATTTAGTGAGATGAAAGGTATTTTAAAGGCTTAGGTTTAATTTCTCCTAGGAAAAAGTAAGAGTGGCAGGTTATTTAAGAAGAACCTATTAGCTGTGAATTTCTTGTTAGATATAACTAACTTGTTTCAAGATTTGCACTTGGGTGAGGCAGGCCTATTGTTAGTTTTCACTAAGGTGATTGAACTTTGAAGACTTAGTCTAATTTATCTTTAGTGATAGAGGCAAAAAACTGATTGGGAAGTTGTTTTTATACAATGTCTATAATTTCTGAACTTGTTATTGTTAAATCTagtgaattttctttttaaaggtTTGTTGGTGGCATGGGAGGCCTATTGTTTAGTTTTCTATGACACTTAATGTAAATAATTACTCTTTTTCTGCAGGAGTGTTGCTTCCTTTGCCATGGTCCATTAGAATGAAAATTGCATTTGGTGCTGCAAAAGGACTTGCCTTTCTCCACGAAGCTGAGAAACCTGTCATCTATCGTGATTTTAAGACATCTAATATTCTGTTAGACTTGGTTAGTATACAGAATCCCTATTCGTCTCCTTTGGAAATAAATCAAGTGATTTATTTGGTCTTCCTGCTTTTCTTTTAATATCAAAAAAGTTGTAGAAAAAGGAGTGTTCATTTATGTTGGATGAAGGCTTGTGTAGATGGTAAtgataaaattcaatacatctaTAAGTAAAACATTAAGAATTAAATCAGCAAGTACTATGTGGAAcattctttattaaaaaaataagtactACCATGGGGAAAATATCAAACtcctaaaaaaattgtttcacaTACCCATTGAGGTCAGCATAACATGGATTATGTGCTCCAAAGTCAATTGATAAGCAATGAGGTGGTATTTTCACGATCCACTTTTCCACTTGTCAAATGCCAACTGCAATCTCAGTTATACTTATGGATTGGTCTGCACTTGGAAATTCAGCCTGGATCCTGAACTGAAAACAATTTATCTACATAGTCATATAAATTCATGCATAATATGGAGTCTAACTGATCTATTCTAATGCAATAAAGGTGCTATTATGTCAAGTTATAGTCAAATCAGTAGCTTTAATTTGCAACTATGGTTTTTGAATACATGTTTCACAAACAGGACTACAATGCAAAGCTCTCTGACTTTGGCCTTGCAAAAGATGGACCAGTGGGAGACAAGTCTCATGTTTCTACTCGCATAATGGGAACATATGGATATGCTGCACCTGAGTATATTATGACGGGTAAGTTATCTTTCTGACTAGAATTTCCTAACACATATCTGTTAAGCACCCTTCTGTATTATGAGGTTTCTGGAAAACACATGAAAGTTTGTGTTATTCAACTAAGCATATGAAATGGAC
Protein-coding regions in this window:
- the LOC115978296 gene encoding probable serine/threonine-protein kinase PBL16 codes for the protein MGNCWCGWEPSVYRVSSNAKSEQSPSVRERKEDSKLPSNPEEVEDLRRDSATNPLIAFTFNELKIITGNFRHDRVLGGGGFGSVYKGFISEDLREGLPPIPVAVKVHDGDNSHQGHREWLAEVIFLGQLSHPNLVKLIGYCCEDQQRVLIYEYMARGSVENNLFSRVLLPLPWSIRMKIAFGAAKGLAFLHEAEKPVIYRDFKTSNILLDLDYNAKLSDFGLAKDGPVGDKSHVSTRIMGTYGYAAPEYIMTGHLTPRSDVYSYGVVLLELLTGRKSLDKSRPAREQNLTDWALPLLKEKKKLLNIIDPRLEGDYPIKGVNKAAMLAYHCLNRNPKARPLMRDIVDSLEPLQVSTEVSTEKTMPTVIIEVPNAELKRKEDA